The Bacteroidia bacterium genome includes a window with the following:
- a CDS encoding ABC-F family ATP-binding cassette domain-containing protein: MITLNNVGFAFGNRFLYRNVSFQIHAGDKIGLIGANGTGKSTLLRLIAGEYSCTEGEISTIKGLTIGFLNQDLLSYQSEKSILSVALEAYESAIQLQKEIDALIEQLETKYDENLAYQLSEKQAEFEHLGGYEMEHNAARVLSGLGFTTQDLQKPLYTFSGGWRMRVMLAKILLQKPHLLLLDEPTNHLDLPSIEWLEEYIRLYPGAMVIVSHDRNFLDRVVNKIAEVYQEKITLYNGNYTHFVEQKAERIAAQQAQYKNQQQRIKELERFIDRFRAKATKAAQVQSKIKMLEKMERVEKVEEDNPQIDFKFVVSTVSGKDVLRLENISKSYDQVKVLERSDAIVVRGDKVGLIGANGKGKSTLLRIIAGIEPFEGHRQVGHNVKISFFAQHQLESLNLNNDILTELEQHAPHLTTAYLRTVLGCFMFSGEDVFKPIKILSGGEKSRVALAKTLTSGANFLLLDEPTNHLDMASINALIQALEQYEGTYIVISHDRYFLSQVTNKIWYIENYQIKEYLGGYTEFEQWYKARQTNLNIVASQSNLQKVESKAKSSATQQQKIKSVSSQKRIAQIEAQIYEKESQICQIEQELANPDVYQDKERFELLTQRYQILKNEVEALMVEWESYIT, from the coding sequence ATGATAACGTTGAATAACGTAGGTTTTGCTTTTGGTAATCGTTTTTTGTATAGGAATGTAAGTTTTCAAATTCATGCAGGGGATAAAATTGGATTGATTGGCGCAAATGGTACGGGTAAATCTACTTTACTTCGTTTAATAGCAGGTGAATACTCTTGCACAGAAGGCGAAATTAGCACTATAAAAGGTTTGACTATTGGCTTTTTGAATCAAGATTTATTGAGTTATCAAAGTGAAAAGTCTATTTTATCAGTAGCATTAGAAGCATACGAAAGTGCTATTCAATTACAAAAAGAAATAGATGCACTTATTGAACAATTAGAAACAAAGTATGATGAAAATTTAGCCTATCAATTGAGTGAAAAACAAGCAGAATTTGAACATTTAGGCGGGTATGAAATGGAGCATAATGCAGCGCGGGTATTATCAGGATTAGGTTTTACTACGCAGGATTTGCAAAAGCCCCTATATACCTTTTCAGGCGGTTGGCGTATGCGAGTTATGTTAGCTAAAATTTTACTTCAAAAGCCCCATCTGCTGCTCTTGGACGAACCTACCAACCACTTAGATTTACCTTCTATTGAATGGTTAGAAGAATACATTCGTTTGTACCCAGGGGCTATGGTTATTGTATCTCATGATAGGAATTTTTTGGATCGAGTTGTGAATAAAATAGCCGAAGTATATCAAGAAAAAATTACTCTATACAATGGAAATTATACACACTTCGTAGAGCAAAAAGCTGAAAGAATTGCTGCACAGCAAGCTCAATACAAAAACCAACAACAAAGGATTAAAGAGTTGGAGCGTTTTATTGATAGGTTCAGAGCAAAAGCCACTAAAGCCGCCCAAGTGCAGAGTAAAATAAAAATGTTAGAAAAAATGGAGCGAGTAGAAAAAGTAGAGGAAGATAATCCACAGATTGACTTCAAGTTTGTAGTAAGTACGGTTTCTGGTAAAGATGTGCTGCGATTAGAAAACATTAGTAAGTCATACGACCAAGTAAAAGTATTAGAACGTTCGGATGCCATAGTCGTGCGTGGGGATAAAGTTGGTTTAATAGGTGCAAATGGCAAAGGAAAATCTACTTTGCTGCGAATCATTGCAGGCATAGAACCTTTTGAAGGACATAGACAGGTCGGGCATAATGTAAAAATAAGCTTTTTTGCACAGCATCAATTAGAAAGCTTGAACCTAAATAATGACATTTTAACCGAGTTAGAACAACATGCCCCACACTTGACCACAGCCTACTTGCGAACTGTATTAGGTTGCTTTATGTTCAGTGGCGAAGATGTATTCAAACCTATTAAAATTCTATCAGGAGGTGAAAAATCTCGGGTAGCCTTAGCCAAAACACTTACTTCTGGAGCTAATTTTCTCTTACTAGACGAACCTACTAACCATTTAGACATGGCTTCCATCAATGCGCTAATTCAAGCTCTAGAGCAGTACGAAGGAACGTATATTGTCATTTCTCACGACCGCTATTTTTTATCGCAGGTAACCAATAAGATATGGTACATTGAAAACTATCAAATCAAAGAGTACTTAGGCGGTTATACCGAATTTGAACAGTGGTACAAAGCACGGCAGACCAATCTAAACATAGTAGCTTCACAAAGTAATTTACAAAAGGTAGAAAGTAAAGCAAAGAGTTCTGCCACACAGCAGCAAAAAATAAAGTCTGTTAGTTCTCAAAAAAGAATAGCACAGATTGAAGCACAGATTTATGAAAAAGAAAGTCAAATTTGTCAAATAGAGCAGGAACTCGCTAATCCTGACGTGTATCAGGATAAAGAAAGGTTTGAGTTGCTTACTCAACGTTACCAAATTTTGAAAAATGAGGTAGAAGCCCTCATGGTAGAGTGGGAAAGCTACATTACATAA
- the csx2 gene encoding TIGR02221 family CRISPR-associated protein — protein MTKKTIFISTLGTGDYKSTTYTYQNESAQPTKFVQKAILELVSKVNNVKIDEVLIFTTPKAKEKHCNELARDIEPLNISFKPVYITEAQNTAEIWNIFTTIYQNIPENSQLIIDITHAFRYMPMLLVILLPYSKMLKNIEVIGIYYGEFEKERETNPIIDITSFHALQEWTLATYDFIKNGNAKHLASLAQTQIKPILAETKGKDANASITRNITQKLEEFTEYIEVCRSKDLIEGNFADVAHQIESINQDFIPAFTPLFDEIKGEMSEFRKNALENQQIAVKYCIDKGKIQQAATLLHEYVISFVAKSIGENYEDKDIREVISGYLSFTGQGKERQKWSYKLKDKPKEDELLDKIDRIPNFKEIVKVSSSLSTLRNDLNHAGYTETSSSYDKMLKNLTSYHSEITQKLAEIPTIESIPEIKPVQERFLLNFTNHKFEGWTDKQKEAAIHQFGKVIDLEFPNIPPEYTEKQVQNLVQEYKERILNEYPGCAAIHVMGEFTFTYHFVEQMKDIIPCYASTTERRVELLPDGSRKLYFDFVQFRKYE, from the coding sequence ATGACTAAAAAGACTATTTTCATCTCTACATTAGGTACAGGAGATTATAAGTCAACCACCTATACCTATCAAAATGAATCCGCGCAACCCACCAAATTTGTTCAGAAGGCTATCCTTGAGCTGGTTTCAAAAGTAAATAATGTAAAGATAGATGAAGTACTCATTTTTACTACACCCAAAGCCAAAGAGAAACATTGTAATGAACTAGCTCGAGATATCGAGCCTCTAAATATCTCCTTCAAACCTGTTTATATTACAGAAGCCCAAAATACAGCAGAGATATGGAATATTTTTACGACTATTTACCAAAATATCCCCGAAAATAGCCAACTAATAATAGATATTACGCATGCATTCAGATACATGCCCATGCTTTTAGTTATTTTGCTGCCATATAGCAAAATGCTTAAAAACATAGAAGTAATAGGAATTTACTACGGTGAGTTTGAAAAAGAGCGAGAAACTAACCCCATCATAGATATTACTTCTTTTCATGCTCTTCAAGAATGGACACTAGCTACGTATGATTTTATTAAAAATGGAAATGCAAAACATTTGGCAAGTTTAGCGCAAACTCAAATCAAACCTATACTTGCAGAGACAAAAGGCAAAGATGCTAATGCAAGTATTACTCGCAACATTACTCAAAAGCTTGAAGAGTTTACAGAATACATTGAGGTATGTCGCTCCAAAGACTTAATTGAAGGTAACTTTGCCGATGTAGCCCATCAAATTGAAAGTATAAACCAAGACTTTATTCCTGCCTTTACTCCACTTTTTGATGAAATAAAAGGAGAAATGTCCGAGTTCCGAAAAAACGCATTAGAAAACCAGCAAATTGCAGTTAAATATTGTATAGACAAAGGTAAAATTCAGCAAGCAGCGACTTTACTGCATGAATATGTAATATCATTTGTGGCAAAAAGTATAGGTGAGAATTATGAGGATAAAGACATAAGAGAGGTAATTTCGGGTTATTTGAGTTTTACAGGTCAAGGTAAAGAAAGACAGAAGTGGAGTTACAAATTAAAAGATAAACCCAAAGAAGATGAATTGTTAGATAAAATAGACCGCATCCCAAACTTTAAAGAAATAGTCAAAGTAAGTTCGAGTCTTAGCACTTTGAGAAATGACCTAAATCACGCAGGATATACTGAAACATCATCATCTTACGATAAAATGCTTAAAAATCTAACAAGTTATCATAGTGAGATTACTCAAAAACTCGCAGAGATCCCAACTATTGAGTCAATCCCTGAAATTAAACCTGTTCAAGAGCGCTTTTTGCTTAACTTCACTAACCATAAGTTTGAAGGATGGACAGATAAGCAAAAAGAAGCGGCAATTCATCAGTTTGGCAAGGTGATAGATTTAGAATTCCCTAACATTCCCCCTGAATATACTGAAAAGCAGGTTCAAAATTTAGTACAGGAGTACAAAGAAAGAATTTTGAACGAATATCCTGGGTGTGCCGCGATTCATGTAATGGGCGAATTTACTTTCACTTATCATTTTGTTGAACAAATGAAAGATATCATACCTTGCTACGCCAGCACTACGGAGCGGCGAGTAGAGCTTTTACCTGATGGTAGCCGTAAATTGTATTTTGATTTTGTGCAGTTTAGAAAATATGAATGA